The Acetonema longum DSM 6540 sequence CAGGCGACCATTGATGCACTTAAGTATTGTGTTGTGAATGATATCAAATATCAAGATCTCCTCCTGGAACCCGGCTCGCCATTGGATCCTATAAGTCGTGATTATACGATTAATGGGCGACTTGATGTATCTACGCTTACTCGAATTCCCTCAGCAGAGGAGGAAGATGCAACCTTAGCATCCAGTACAGCAGTTTGTTGGGCTTATTTGGTACAAGCTGCAGCACATGAAGACCCAACGCTAAATATAAATGGTTTTCAATCATCTGGATCGGCAGAAGGCTATCGCGACCTTGCCACTCAGATAAAATACGATTCCGATAAAGGTGGAGATCGAGACTTGGTAGCAGAGCCGGGCCGCAGTAATCATGGTTGGGGAAATGCCATTGATTTTTGGATTGATAATGGTTCACGGGAGCATCAATGGCTGAAGAACAATGCATATCGATTTGGATTTAAACCATATTGGAGGGAACATTGG is a genomic window containing:
- a CDS encoding M15 family metallopeptidase; this encodes QATIDALKYCVVNDIKYQDLLLEPGSPLDPISRDYTINGRLDVSTLTRIPSAEEEDATLASSTAVCWAYLVQAAAHEDPTLNINGFQSSGSAEGYRDLATQIKYDSDKGGDRDLVAEPGRSNHGWGNAIDFWIDNGSREHQWLKNNAYRFGFKPYWREHWHWDFSYIPDFLK